A genomic segment from Andrena cerasifolii isolate SP2316 chromosome 7, iyAndCera1_principal, whole genome shotgun sequence encodes:
- the Jhamt gene encoding juvenile hormone acid methyltransferase, translated as MYMPEEYLNASKMQYDDASETVKEFEKELSQIKGKCLDIGCGPGHVTHNLVLPKLHEKTHLVGADISQKMIDYASQKYRDEKRLSFITLDIQTQNLPQEEVGQYNGVFSFYCLHWCNDIKLTFENVYKLLRPGGKALVMFLGWNDGFDAYERLAKYPQYKSYMEDVERYMPFFHRCEDSRATMRQMLEEIGFEVLHCSKRERSSIFMNLDALKEHMVAVNPFITRFPDDLLTEYQNDLSCEVASRKIRFQNKINDQQEYSILDRYHILVTYFKKP; from the exons ATGTACATGCCCGAGGAGTACTTGAACGCCAGCAAGATGCAGTACGACGACGCGTCGGAAACTGTGAAGGAATTCGAGAAGGAGCTGTCGCAGATCAAGGGGAAATGCCTAGACATCGGCTGCGGACCTGGGCACGTCACCCACAACTTGGTCCTGCCCAAGTTACACGAGAAAACTCATTTAGTAG GGGCTGACATATCGCAGAAGATGATCGATTACGCCAGCCAAAAGTATCGCGATGAGAAGCGACTTTCGTTCATCACCTTGGACATCCAGACGCAAAATCTGCCCCAGGAGGAGGTTGGCCAGTACAACGGCGTGTTTTCCTTCTACTGTTTGCACTGGTGCAACGACATTAA GCTGACCTTCGAGAACGTGTATAAACTACTGCGGCCGGGCGGAAAGGCCCTGGTCATGTTCCTGGGCTGGAACGACGGCTTCGACGCGTACGAGAGGCTAGCCAAGTACCCGCAGTACAAGTCGTACATGGAG GACGTGGAGCGCTACATGCCCTTCTTCCACCGATGCGAGGACTCCAGGGCGACCATGAGGCAGATGCTGGAGGAGATCGGCTTCGAGGTTCTACACTGCAGCAAGAGGGAAAGGAGCAGCATCTTCATGAACTTGGACGCATTGAAAG AACACATGGTCGCTGTGAACCCTTTTATCACGCGGTTCCCCGACGACCTCCTTACGGAATACCAGAATGACTTGAGCTGCGAGGTGGCCAGCCGAAAGATACGATTCCAAAACAAGATCAACGATCAGCAAGAGTACAGTATCTTGGATAGATATCACATTCTAGTGACGTACTTCAAAAAACCTTGA